Proteins encoded together in one Glandiceps talaboti chromosome 11, keGlaTala1.1, whole genome shotgun sequence window:
- the LOC144442491 gene encoding glycerophosphoinositol inositolphosphodiesterase GDPD2-like, which yields MSEKCCVVTVTGVLGCRWKSSSRSKLQTKLVEWLTFAVLVVATILNLMVMYVWIVVENDSLRFNWGFWDTTGNDFDAYSIFLGASILMFTLSFIIATLAILHFILKQQLYIDWFYKILIFVFLVYGLIMLGLTELFYPDAWPHVPLSMKFLAAFFQICAVVVMTFVTWPVAGAFATLKKKGQIIACIVGIVLYCVLLLILYLSPLGINSPCVIDRLPEKPLVIGHRGAEELAPENTLISFQLAAEECSVFGIESDVRISRDGIPYILHDTILTRTTDVKTVFPQNASTESDFFSISDLKRLNAGSWFIEEDPFNMVSTLSAERRDVYRNQTIPTLQEMLNLADSYNLNVIVDARQPLENHPYNTTWFEVILGTFKNTTSISDNELFYWFNPDGNALIALLKNFTNDNIVNKFIDYSFNTIKHNNEERIWTNIWGVNMEWVFSLYWCTATPSITTTWCHRLKSLKEPLWILTPKQYLTIWLIFDFVSVFWVIIIFIIQFRRKRLRRKKRREEETELKSR from the exons ATGAGTGAAAAGTGCTGTGTTGTCACAGTAACAGGTGTTTTGGGATGTCGCTGGAAGTCCTCTTCCCGATCGAAGTTGCAGACAAAACTG GTTGAATGGTTAACATTTGCTGTACTCGTCGTTGCCACGATACTGAATTTAATggtgatgtatgtatggatagtGGTGGAAAATGATAGTCTTAGATTTAACTG GGGATTCTGGGACACCACAGGAAATGATTTCGATGCATATAGTATATTTCTTGGAGCTTCTATATTGATGTTTACGTTGTCATTTATAATAGCA ACTCTCGCTATTCTTCATTTTATACTCAAGCAACAACTTTATATTGATTGGTTCTATAAG ataCTGATCTTTGTCTTTCTTGTGTATGGATTAATAATGTTAGGACTGACTGAATTATTCTATCCCGATGCATGGCCTCACGTGCCTTTGTCAATGAAG TTTCTGGCAGCGTTCTTTCAAATATGTGCAGTAGTTGTGATGACGTTTGTGACCTGGCCGGTAGCTGGAGCCTTTGCCACCCTAAAGAAAAAAG GACAAATCATAGCATGTATTGTCGGGATAGTTTTATACTGTGTACTGCTGTTGATATTGTACTTGTCTCCTCTCGGCATCAACTCTCCATGTGTTATCGATAGACTGCCAGAGAAGCCGTTGGTAATCGGCCACCGAGGAGCGGAGGag CTTGCACCGGAAAATACACTCATATCATTTCAGTTAGCAGCCGAGGAGTGTAGTGTGTTTGGCATTGAGTCTGATGTTAGGATAAG CCGAGACGGCATACCCTATATATTACACGATACGATTTTGACAAGAACAACTGATGTGAAAACGGTCTTTCCTCAAAATGCCTCGACAGAATCCGACTTTTTTAGTATATCAGACTTGAAACGGCTCAATGCAGGATCCTGGTTCATAGAG GAAGATCCCTTTAATATGGTTTCAACACTCTCTGCTGAAAGACGAGACGTTTATCGTAACCAAACTATTCCAACTTTACAAGAGATGTTAAACCTGGCTGACTCGTATAATTTGAATGTTATAGTTGATGCTAGACAACCTCTAGAAAACCATCCATATAATACAACATGGTTTGAAGTTATATTGGGGACATTCAAAAATACGACCAGTATCTCTGACAATGAATTG TTTTATTGGTTTAATCCTGATGGTAATGCATTAATAGCTTTATTGAAGAACTTTACAAATGAcaacattgtcaataaatttATTGACTATTCTTTCAATACGATAAA ACATAACAATGAAGAGAGAATCTGGACCAATATTTGGGGAGTTAATATGGAATGGGTATTTTCTCTATATTGGTGTACAGCGACACCATCAATAACAACAACGTGGTGCCATAGACTAAAGTCTCTAAAAGAACCTTTATGGATATTG ACTCCGAAACAGTATCTCACCATCTGGTTAATATTCGACTTCGTCTCAGTTTTCTGGgtgattataatatttattattcaatTCAG GCGGAAAAGATTGCGACGTAAGAAGCGTCGTGAGGAAGAAACTGAACTAAAAAGTCGATAA